One window of Calditrichota bacterium genomic DNA carries:
- a CDS encoding T9SS type A sorting domain-containing protein has translation MKKLLPLLVIVLFLVPVMGHAQQMIESFDQAPADTNYWNWFNPVNPNVHFGAHYQTNVSADSQYGWIKVSYVNDPVIQGTGAMQVDYSVHNTESWGGYTKLEHWNPDSNAVYDWSAYDSISFWYYNKVPQSLTGRVTFRFDLQEVSNSPNGNKTYDVNDCEYYYSFLNILDDAPGWHKITMPLKADPNYWNGEGFNHTGWAGIAGNNQLDLDKIKGWSFEFSISGAGEGDYSQGTIVLDALELKGLKKVALIFFNGRAVPSNVTLDPGWGGGSYEITDEEASVATTNSIKWNTPPNDWAVWDGLVFTLSSPKNLTASWPTDSLHFMIKADAGLGPLKIVLSDDDKDGDGPDLEYEAFYMLEEGDVGYDGTWKEVNIALKDFDRNGGGWNGSAMQYDQLMDSTRVSKLKILIASTAAVGKVVYLDNIWTDHPAIDVIAPEAPTGVAGTPGEYYNLVIWQDVPGESGEVYDVYASKKPITDITSPDVDVVAKGVNEDVQTAIHWLNYPLKDHDVTYYYAVRCRDAAGNIGPLAVSSQPTTNKAKGIATISLNPPANFAADGDFTEWENSGIKPFVLSPSTAHIGAGSFTDDNDLTATVYMAADATYLYFAVDAIDDVFSFDPAGNWWEDDAVELFIGLYDWRGPKHNSYERGNEPDYQLLIRVDGLYNGRNGNAMIYSPDSTNYYFEGLGVSDYAIETKIPWTSIAFGDDKVFTPVRGMRIPLDIYIHDSDQTNVSDGTLSTSPFDNDNSWQSPEHWSYTWIGDTTEVATAVHENGKGRVVMTYELGQNYPNPFNPTTTIEYSLAKSGLVTLDIYNTLGQKVKSLVNGRQAAGRHFVHVAAQDLPSGIYFYQIKAGHFSQIKKMILMK, from the coding sequence ATGAAAAAATTATTACCATTACTTGTGATTGTGTTATTTCTTGTTCCGGTAATGGGGCATGCCCAGCAAATGATTGAAAGTTTCGATCAGGCGCCGGCAGACACAAATTACTGGAACTGGTTTAATCCGGTAAACCCCAATGTGCATTTTGGGGCACACTATCAAACCAATGTCAGTGCCGATTCCCAGTACGGCTGGATCAAAGTCAGCTACGTAAACGACCCGGTCATTCAGGGCACGGGCGCCATGCAGGTGGATTACAGCGTCCACAACACAGAAAGTTGGGGCGGATACACCAAATTGGAGCACTGGAACCCCGATTCAAATGCGGTGTACGACTGGTCGGCTTACGATTCGATTTCGTTCTGGTATTACAACAAGGTTCCTCAATCCCTGACAGGTCGGGTAACCTTTCGCTTCGATTTACAGGAAGTAAGCAATTCTCCCAACGGAAACAAAACCTACGATGTAAATGACTGTGAATATTACTATTCCTTCCTGAATATTTTGGATGATGCTCCGGGCTGGCACAAGATCACCATGCCTCTGAAAGCGGATCCCAATTACTGGAATGGAGAAGGTTTCAATCATACGGGTTGGGCAGGTATTGCCGGCAACAACCAATTGGATCTGGATAAAATAAAGGGGTGGTCGTTTGAATTCTCGATTAGCGGCGCCGGTGAAGGTGATTATTCTCAGGGTACCATCGTATTGGATGCCCTGGAATTAAAGGGATTGAAAAAAGTGGCCCTCATATTCTTCAATGGCCGGGCGGTACCCAGCAATGTGACGCTGGACCCGGGCTGGGGAGGAGGATCTTATGAAATCACCGATGAAGAAGCCTCTGTTGCAACCACGAATTCCATTAAATGGAATACCCCTCCCAATGACTGGGCGGTGTGGGATGGATTGGTTTTCACGCTTTCTTCCCCTAAAAATCTGACAGCGAGCTGGCCGACGGATTCGCTTCATTTTATGATTAAAGCAGATGCGGGTCTTGGCCCTCTTAAAATCGTGTTGAGTGATGATGATAAAGACGGCGACGGCCCGGATCTGGAGTACGAAGCATTTTACATGCTGGAAGAAGGTGACGTGGGTTACGATGGTACCTGGAAAGAAGTAAACATTGCCCTGAAAGATTTTGATCGAAATGGTGGCGGCTGGAATGGGTCGGCCATGCAATACGATCAACTCATGGATTCCACACGGGTGTCCAAACTGAAAATTCTGATTGCGAGCACCGCCGCTGTGGGAAAGGTCGTTTATCTGGACAACATCTGGACGGATCATCCCGCAATTGATGTAATTGCTCCCGAAGCACCCACCGGTGTGGCGGGCACCCCGGGAGAGTACTACAATTTGGTCATCTGGCAGGATGTGCCGGGTGAGAGCGGCGAGGTTTATGATGTGTACGCCAGCAAAAAACCCATCACGGATATCACGTCTCCCGACGTGGATGTAGTGGCCAAGGGGGTTAATGAAGATGTGCAAACCGCTATTCACTGGCTTAATTACCCCTTAAAAGATCACGATGTAACCTATTATTACGCTGTAAGATGCCGCGATGCCGCCGGGAACATTGGTCCTCTGGCCGTTTCGTCGCAACCGACCACGAACAAGGCCAAAGGCATTGCGACCATTTCCCTGAATCCGCCGGCCAATTTTGCAGCGGACGGCGATTTTACCGAATGGGAAAACAGCGGCATTAAGCCCTTTGTGTTGAGTCCTTCAACCGCCCACATTGGTGCGGGTTCGTTTACGGATGACAATGACCTGACGGCCACGGTTTACATGGCGGCAGACGCCACGTACCTGTATTTTGCCGTCGATGCCATTGATGACGTCTTCAGCTTCGACCCGGCCGGCAACTGGTGGGAAGATGACGCGGTGGAATTGTTTATCGGATTGTACGATTGGCGCGGCCCGAAGCACAATTCCTATGAGCGCGGCAATGAGCCTGATTACCAGCTTCTGATTCGCGTGGATGGTCTGTACAATGGGCGGAATGGAAATGCCATGATTTACTCGCCGGATTCAACGAATTATTATTTTGAAGGCCTGGGTGTTTCCGACTACGCCATTGAAACCAAAATCCCATGGACGAGCATTGCCTTTGGCGATGACAAGGTGTTTACACCGGTGCGCGGCATGCGGATTCCTCTGGATATTTACATTCACGATTCCGATCAGACCAATGTCAGCGATGGAACCCTTTCCACGTCGCCGTTTGATAACGACAATTCCTGGCAATCGCCTGAACATTGGTCTTACACCTGGATCGGTGACACCACTGAGGTGGCCACAGCCGTTCACGAAAATGGCAAGGGCCGGGTGGTTATGACCTACGAATTGGGACAAAATTACCCGAATCCGTTTAATCCGACCACAACCATTGAGTATTCTCTGGCCAAATCCGGTCTGGTAACTCTGGATATTTACAACACATTAGGCCAGAAGGTGAAATCGCTGGTGAACGGAAGGCAAGCAGCCGGCCGACATTTTGTCCATGTGGCGGCTCAGGATCTGCCTTCTGGAATCTATTTCTACCAGATCAAGGCGGGACATTTCTCGCAGATCAAAAAAATGATTTTGATGAAATAA
- a CDS encoding TonB-dependent receptor, which produces MLRAKTGVIFAFLTVSLVFLWMNPLVAQTTGKIVGRVVDQQNGQPLPGANVLVEGTTRGAAADTKGNFFIINLPPGVYTLRVQMLGYETVRVEKLRVSVNRTTNVTVKMKPTVIKGQVVVVEAPKVAIKKDQTSSVRNVSSDEIKVLPVENVSGVIGMQAGVVQGHFRGGRLGEVAYMVDGVQVTNTFSGTGRSVDLEPDAIKDLEVITGTFNAEYGKAMSGVVNLVTKEGGKKFHGAVSASLANYFTQHKDIFIGLKDSELDRNQDYKIRLSGPIWKNRITFFTNARVQDNKNYLNGIRRFHVWDYSYFSSNDSTQWYSEHTGDNAYVPMNRTQNKSFFGKITAKPFANFKTSLLYTYNKDNWHTYNHEFKYDPDGMGSTHRQSHMISFHINHMLSPRMFYELKLSSIYDYTGWYVFKNPFDPRYVNDRFLVNDGPGFYTGGQQKNHTETVLDDKNAKLDLTWQVTQHHSLKTGVSYVHHDLDHKWFQIRNYYAGTDSETVAYKPVIFPDSSIYTDIYHHTPYEFSSYIQDKMEFQEMVINIGVRLDYFNPNSVYPSQRRNPANRLRFPNDPSRMSKYLKADPKWQVSPRFGLSYQLGKAALLHFSYGHFFQMPPMYAMYQNHSFRVAPTNYTTVMGNAQIHAQKTVQYEVGLWQELARNMGLEVTLFYRDIYDLLTARIITTYNQIKYGLYDNKDYGNARGLEIKYDYRQGPLAVYLNYTLQYTRGNADNPTQTFTRAGNSMDPVPILIPMSWDQRHTLNVTVGYNTQNYGATVTAYYNSGTPYTWTPIPENPLSKVNLYPNNAWKPSTYNVDLNSFYTIKLRGNLQGQISLHVYNLLDRLNEVWVNNQTGRAYTAIVRQQDILRHRSNFNTYMDRVHNPAMFSAPRLVKLGFGILF; this is translated from the coding sequence ATGTTGAGAGCAAAAACAGGTGTGATTTTTGCATTTCTTACAGTTTCTCTTGTTTTTCTGTGGATGAATCCCCTTGTGGCGCAGACAACCGGAAAAATTGTCGGCCGGGTAGTGGATCAACAAAACGGGCAGCCCCTGCCGGGGGCCAATGTGTTGGTGGAAGGGACGACCCGGGGAGCGGCAGCAGACACAAAGGGAAATTTTTTCATCATCAATCTGCCGCCGGGCGTGTACACATTGCGGGTACAAATGCTGGGTTACGAGACGGTTCGGGTGGAAAAGCTGCGGGTCTCGGTTAATCGGACCACAAACGTGACCGTGAAAATGAAACCCACTGTGATCAAAGGACAGGTGGTTGTGGTGGAAGCCCCCAAAGTCGCCATAAAAAAAGATCAAACCAGTTCTGTGAGAAATGTCTCATCAGACGAGATTAAAGTGCTTCCGGTGGAAAATGTGTCCGGTGTCATCGGCATGCAGGCGGGGGTGGTACAGGGCCATTTCCGGGGCGGACGACTGGGAGAAGTCGCCTACATGGTAGACGGGGTGCAGGTGACCAACACCTTCAGCGGAACAGGCCGTTCCGTTGACCTGGAACCCGATGCCATAAAAGACCTGGAGGTAATTACCGGTACCTTCAATGCCGAATATGGCAAGGCGATGAGTGGAGTGGTGAATCTTGTTACAAAGGAAGGGGGTAAAAAATTCCACGGTGCGGTATCGGCTTCTCTGGCCAATTATTTCACGCAGCACAAGGACATTTTTATTGGATTAAAGGATTCCGAACTGGATCGAAATCAGGACTACAAAATTCGGTTGAGCGGTCCGATCTGGAAAAATCGAATAACCTTTTTTACAAATGCCCGCGTGCAGGACAACAAAAACTACCTGAACGGCATTCGTCGGTTTCATGTTTGGGATTACAGCTATTTTTCTTCCAATGATTCCACACAATGGTATTCCGAGCACACAGGAGACAATGCCTATGTGCCCATGAATCGAACCCAAAATAAATCGTTTTTTGGAAAAATCACGGCGAAGCCCTTTGCGAATTTTAAGACGTCTTTGCTCTACACATACAATAAAGACAACTGGCACACGTACAACCACGAGTTTAAGTACGATCCCGACGGTATGGGAAGCACGCATCGCCAGTCGCACATGATTTCGTTTCACATTAATCACATGTTATCCCCCAGGATGTTCTACGAACTGAAATTGTCGTCGATTTATGACTACACGGGCTGGTACGTTTTCAAGAATCCCTTTGATCCCCGTTACGTGAACGACCGGTTTCTGGTCAATGACGGGCCGGGATTTTACACCGGCGGACAACAAAAGAATCACACGGAAACGGTGCTTGATGATAAAAATGCCAAACTGGATTTGACCTGGCAAGTAACCCAACACCACAGCCTGAAAACGGGCGTTTCCTACGTCCATCACGATCTGGATCACAAATGGTTTCAAATTCGGAATTATTACGCAGGAACCGATTCCGAAACGGTGGCGTACAAACCTGTTATTTTCCCGGACTCTTCCATTTACACGGATATTTATCACCACACGCCTTATGAATTTTCATCCTACATCCAGGATAAGATGGAATTCCAGGAAATGGTTATTAATATCGGGGTGCGCCTGGATTATTTCAATCCGAATTCCGTTTATCCTTCCCAGCGGCGGAACCCGGCCAATCGGCTTCGATTTCCAAACGATCCGTCGCGGATGTCCAAATATTTGAAAGCGGATCCCAAGTGGCAGGTCAGTCCGCGTTTTGGACTTTCCTACCAACTGGGAAAGGCGGCCCTCCTGCATTTTAGCTACGGCCATTTTTTCCAGATGCCTCCCATGTACGCGATGTACCAGAATCATTCGTTTCGGGTTGCCCCGACCAATTACACAACGGTCATGGGAAATGCTCAAATTCACGCCCAGAAAACCGTTCAATATGAAGTGGGCCTCTGGCAGGAATTGGCCCGGAATATGGGTTTGGAAGTGACGCTCTTTTACCGGGATATTTATGATTTGCTCACGGCCCGGATCATTACGACGTATAATCAAATCAAATACGGACTTTACGATAATAAAGATTACGGCAATGCGCGGGGATTGGAAATCAAATACGATTACCGGCAGGGGCCACTGGCTGTTTACCTGAATTACACGCTTCAGTACACGCGTGGAAATGCGGACAATCCGACCCAGACCTTCACCCGGGCCGGAAACAGCATGGATCCGGTGCCCATTCTCATCCCGATGAGCTGGGATCAGCGGCACACCCTCAATGTGACGGTGGGATATAACACACAAAATTACGGTGCTACCGTAACGGCTTACTACAATTCCGGAACGCCCTACACCTGGACCCCCATTCCGGAGAATCCCCTCTCCAAGGTGAATCTGTATCCTAACAATGCCTGGAAACCCAGCACGTACAACGTGGACCTGAACAGTTTTTACACCATAAAACTTCGCGGAAATCTTCAGGGACAGATCAGTCTCCATGTGTACAATTTGCTGGATCGGCTGAACGAAGTGTGGGTGAACAATCAAACGGGGCGGGCCTACACGGCCATTGTCCGCCAGCAGGATATTTTAAGGCACCGAAGCAACTTTAACACCTATATGGATCGGGTGCACAATCCGGCCATGTTTTCGGCACCGCGTTTGGTGAAGCTTGGTTTTGGAATTCTTTTTTAG
- a CDS encoding PorV/PorQ family protein, producing the protein MVRFQRVGFRLIFLTALLVFTVQAEAQKPYRVGTTTANFLEVGYGSAGSAMGDAYVSVANDLSSIYWNPAGLAFMKQNEAQFSYQPWLVNINTSFTSVGLVLPGIGTLALGLIQVSYGDMDVTSLEMQEGTGEKFTAADYAFSLSYSRRITHWFSFGASAKYIASQIWHEHASAMALDLGVIVKTFFFSPTGKRADGLNIGMSISNYGTRMKYDGIDLTRPIDILPRENGNYADVPGQFKMRGWELPLLFRIGVSVNPIVYGSHRLTLAADALHPNNNSESVNVGAQYELTLPSAGTFYLRGGYKALFMDESQYGFTFGGGMTLRMMHNVALKLAYAYRGIGLLGKISSYSVGVAF; encoded by the coding sequence ATGGTGAGATTTCAACGTGTCGGATTTAGGCTGATTTTTCTGACCGCTCTTTTGGTTTTTACGGTTCAGGCGGAAGCACAAAAGCCCTACCGGGTGGGTACAACCACGGCCAATTTTCTGGAGGTCGGCTACGGAAGTGCCGGGAGCGCCATGGGAGATGCCTACGTTAGTGTGGCAAACGATCTTTCGTCCATTTACTGGAATCCGGCCGGCCTGGCCTTTATGAAACAAAATGAAGCCCAATTCAGCTACCAGCCCTGGCTGGTGAACATCAACACCTCGTTCACGAGCGTGGGACTGGTGCTTCCCGGGATCGGAACCCTTGCTCTGGGGCTCATTCAGGTGAGCTACGGCGATATGGACGTAACCTCGCTGGAAATGCAGGAGGGAACCGGCGAAAAGTTTACCGCTGCCGATTACGCCTTCAGCCTGTCCTATTCGCGAAGAATTACACACTGGTTTTCGTTTGGAGCATCGGCCAAGTACATTGCGTCACAAATCTGGCACGAACACGCTTCGGCCATGGCTCTGGATCTGGGTGTGATTGTGAAAACCTTCTTTTTCTCACCCACGGGCAAACGGGCCGACGGCCTGAATATCGGTATGAGCATATCCAACTACGGCACACGCATGAAATACGACGGAATCGACCTGACCCGTCCCATTGATATTTTGCCCCGTGAAAATGGAAATTATGCAGATGTCCCGGGACAGTTTAAAATGCGGGGTTGGGAATTGCCTCTTCTTTTCCGGATTGGGGTTTCTGTGAATCCCATTGTGTACGGGAGTCATCGGCTGACGCTGGCAGCAGATGCCCTTCATCCCAACAATAACAGTGAGTCCGTGAATGTGGGAGCCCAATACGAACTGACCCTTCCGTCGGCGGGAACCTTTTATTTACGGGGAGGGTACAAGGCCTTGTTTATGGATGAATCGCAATACGGATTCACCTTTGGCGGCGGAATGACCCTTCGCATGATGCACAACGTGGCGTTGAAACTGGCATACGCCTACCGGGGAATTGGCCTGCTGGGAAAAATCAGTTCCTATTCTGTGGGTGTGGCCTTTTAA
- a CDS encoding family 16 glycosylhydrolase, with the protein MKKTLLLILLSLSFVLPAEAKSLKGAELRTLQSYTYGRFEVRYRAVQASGALASFFTFHDNISSTKDWNEIDIEIMGRYTDEVQLNTITAGQTSHVYPQWVSFNPAADFHTYAFEWTPNAVAWFIDGKEVVRQTGEHIATLNKPQKIMMNIWPPAYSNWAGKWNPAVLPLFAYYDWVSYASYTPGRGNTGTDHNFTLQWKDDFDRFDASRWAKATHTFSGNNCDFTPENAVFKDGFLILCLTDAEHTGFVDRNPPTVLWARAAPGQVTVRFSEAVEQASAEKRSHYSIPGATIQSATLQKDAHTVVLEVPDLDLGQSYNLVVLGIRDRAPQPNLLTGKLVPIIMPQPLTFPVKINVGGPSVLGFLPDQEWGPDVEYGFEDGQTATISPGIDIKNTSLDAIYRSERYGLVAYRVRVPNGLYKVTLLMAENSFQSTGARVFDVAIEGKKVVSNLDLFETVGEHVAYPKVIRGISVTDGVLDVYFGASVNHALLNGLVVEPEEEGVLSPPTEKPESFHLFHNYPNPFSRATSIRFRISEAGHVRVEIYNILGQEVAVLLNQVKPAGEYRVEWQPRLKSGLFFCRVDWDSRGKRFSKTRKLLLLR; encoded by the coding sequence ATGAAGAAAACCCTTCTCCTCATCCTGTTAAGCCTGAGTTTTGTTCTGCCTGCCGAGGCAAAATCCCTTAAAGGGGCGGAGCTTCGAACCCTGCAATCGTACACCTACGGCCGGTTTGAAGTCCGTTACCGGGCCGTTCAGGCAAGCGGCGCACTGGCGTCCTTTTTTACCTTTCACGACAACATTTCCAGCACAAAGGACTGGAATGAAATCGACATTGAAATTATGGGACGCTACACCGATGAAGTCCAGTTGAACACGATTACGGCCGGGCAAACGAGTCACGTCTACCCGCAGTGGGTGTCGTTTAATCCCGCTGCCGATTTCCACACGTACGCCTTTGAGTGGACACCCAACGCGGTGGCCTGGTTTATCGACGGCAAAGAAGTGGTTCGGCAAACCGGGGAACACATTGCCACACTTAACAAGCCTCAAAAGATTATGATGAACATCTGGCCGCCAGCCTACTCCAATTGGGCGGGGAAATGGAATCCGGCGGTGCTGCCGCTTTTTGCTTACTACGATTGGGTGAGTTACGCCTCCTACACGCCCGGTCGCGGAAATACGGGCACGGACCACAATTTTACTCTTCAATGGAAGGACGATTTCGATCGTTTTGATGCGTCCCGTTGGGCAAAGGCCACTCACACCTTTTCGGGGAACAATTGCGATTTTACACCGGAAAATGCGGTTTTCAAAGACGGCTTTCTAATTTTATGCCTGACGGATGCGGAACACACCGGTTTTGTGGATCGAAATCCACCCACGGTTTTGTGGGCACGGGCAGCGCCCGGACAGGTAACCGTCCGTTTTTCGGAAGCCGTGGAGCAGGCCAGTGCAGAAAAACGATCCCACTATTCGATTCCGGGCGCAACCATTCAATCTGCAACACTGCAGAAGGATGCTCACACGGTGGTGTTGGAGGTGCCGGATCTGGATCTCGGTCAGTCTTACAATCTGGTGGTGTTGGGAATCCGGGATCGGGCGCCGCAGCCCAATCTCCTGACGGGTAAACTGGTCCCCATTATCATGCCTCAGCCGCTAACGTTTCCGGTAAAAATCAACGTGGGCGGACCTTCCGTACTCGGATTCCTGCCCGACCAGGAATGGGGCCCTGACGTGGAATACGGGTTTGAAGACGGGCAGACGGCCACGATTTCCCCCGGAATTGACATCAAGAACACCTCTCTGGATGCCATCTACCGAAGTGAACGCTATGGCCTGGTGGCGTACCGCGTCCGGGTGCCCAACGGCCTGTACAAGGTCACACTTCTGATGGCTGAAAACAGTTTTCAATCGACCGGGGCACGTGTGTTCGACGTGGCGATCGAAGGGAAAAAGGTGGTTTCCAATCTCGATCTCTTTGAAACCGTCGGCGAACATGTGGCTTACCCCAAAGTGATTCGCGGAATTTCCGTGACGGACGGCGTGCTGGATGTGTATTTCGGGGCGTCGGTCAATCATGCCCTGCTAAACGGGTTGGTGGTTGAGCCTGAGGAAGAAGGGGTCTTATCCCCTCCAACAGAAAAACCGGAATCCTTTCACCTGTTTCACAATTACCCGAACCCCTTTTCGCGTGCCACATCCATTCGGTTTCGTATTTCGGAAGCGGGGCACGTGCGGGTTGAAATCTACAACATTCTGGGGCAAGAGGTTGCGGTTCTCCTCAATCAGGTGAAACCCGCCGGGGAGTACCGCGTCGAATGGCAGCCCCGATTGAAAAGCGGCCTCTTTTTTTGCCGGGTGGACTGGGACTCCCGCGGGAAGCGGTTTTCAAAAACGCGGAAACTCCTGCTCTTGCGGTAA
- a CDS encoding class I SAM-dependent methyltransferase: MKAIVHSLLTQIYQNHPEISFEIQYWDGEKQRFGEGDPQTILRFNSEKALKRVFSGGYLGFGEAYMDGDMDIEGDFQQLLRFGFDPAFENLKVSLPIKLRIAWNYILTQDTLRRTPKNIQHHYDLGNDFYKLWLDESMTYSCAYFRSESDSLEQAQQQKYEHICRKLRLQEGETLLDVGCGWGGMMIYAVKHYGVKATGCTLSKQQYAYIQEKIKEENLQDKITVLLEDYRKITGQYDKFVSIGMFEHVGKKFIPVFFDQAKRMLKPKGIGLLHTIGKDGFSYPDPWTTKYIFPGGYIPIIDEILREMGKRKLHFVDVENLRLHYSLTLDEWARRYEQHVEEVRKMFDERFVRMWRLFLNGSSVGFRYGNTRLFQITFTNGLNNEYPLTREFLYRTTSF; this comes from the coding sequence ATGAAAGCGATAGTCCATTCACTGTTGACTCAGATTTACCAGAATCATCCGGAGATTTCTTTTGAGATACAGTATTGGGATGGGGAAAAGCAGCGATTTGGGGAAGGTGACCCCCAAACCATTTTGCGGTTTAATTCGGAAAAGGCCCTGAAACGCGTTTTTTCAGGAGGGTATCTTGGTTTTGGGGAAGCCTACATGGACGGCGATATGGATATTGAGGGTGATTTCCAGCAGCTTCTTCGCTTTGGTTTTGATCCCGCATTCGAAAATCTGAAAGTATCTCTTCCCATAAAATTGCGAATTGCCTGGAATTACATCCTGACACAGGATACTCTGAGGCGCACTCCCAAGAACATTCAGCATCATTACGATCTGGGAAATGATTTCTACAAGTTGTGGCTGGATGAAAGCATGACCTATTCCTGTGCCTATTTCCGCAGCGAATCCGATTCTCTGGAACAGGCCCAGCAGCAAAAATACGAACACATCTGCCGTAAATTACGCTTGCAGGAAGGCGAAACGCTTCTGGATGTGGGATGCGGCTGGGGCGGAATGATGATCTACGCGGTTAAACACTACGGGGTCAAAGCGACCGGTTGTACCCTTTCAAAACAGCAATATGCCTACATTCAGGAAAAGATCAAAGAGGAAAATCTGCAGGATAAAATTACTGTGCTTTTGGAAGATTACCGAAAAATTACCGGTCAGTACGATAAATTTGTATCCATTGGTATGTTTGAACATGTGGGCAAGAAGTTCATTCCTGTTTTTTTCGATCAGGCCAAAAGGATGCTCAAACCCAAAGGCATCGGCCTGCTGCACACCATTGGAAAAGACGGATTTTCGTATCCCGATCCCTGGACAACGAAGTACATCTTTCCCGGGGGATACATTCCGATTATTGATGAAATCCTGCGCGAGATGGGAAAGCGAAAACTCCATTTTGTTGATGTGGAAAACCTGCGGCTCCACTATTCTCTGACTCTCGATGAATGGGCGAGACGCTACGAACAACACGTGGAAGAAGTGCGAAAAATGTTTGATGAGCGGTTTGTCCGCATGTGGCGCTTGTTTTTGAATGGAAGCTCGGTGGGATTCCGCTACGGCAACACGCGATTGTTTCAGATTACATTTACCAACGGATTGAATAATGAGTATCCGCTCACACGGGAATTTTTATACCGGACAACGTCTTTTTAG
- a CDS encoding aldo/keto reductase: MKRKRVQLEHLFGNMESAIREVGRTGLRVSFIGFGALEIGRDWGIGGDTRRPSETAAREVLNHVLDLGICLIDTASAYHKSEMRIGKYISHRRDEFVLASKCGEHNREPETYYDFSYKAVKASIDKSLDLLRTDVIDIMQIHFGPDPEKVLRDGETVAAMQDAQREGKIRFLGASPPAHLIEACIHLGVFQVLQVEYNVLNREAEQAIQTAHKAGLGIFIRSGFAGGYLTPRVETLLKSGTHPRLEQVRHLLKILGGKVEWLPALALQFLYRNPAVTSVLVGTKSIKHLDQNLRLLSVNLPKDVWEKMENV, translated from the coding sequence TTGAAACGGAAAAGGGTGCAATTGGAACATCTGTTCGGCAATATGGAGTCTGCAATAAGGGAGGTAGGCCGTACCGGATTGCGGGTGAGTTTTATCGGTTTTGGAGCTTTGGAGATTGGACGGGATTGGGGGATTGGAGGGGATACCCGGCGCCCCTCGGAAACAGCCGCCCGGGAGGTGCTCAATCACGTTCTCGACCTGGGGATTTGTTTGATTGACACGGCCAGCGCCTACCACAAAAGCGAAATGCGTATTGGAAAATATATTTCCCACAGAAGGGATGAATTTGTTCTGGCCTCCAAATGCGGGGAGCATAATCGGGAACCGGAAACCTATTATGATTTTTCTTACAAAGCCGTAAAAGCATCCATTGATAAGAGCCTGGACCTACTGCGGACGGATGTCATTGATATCATGCAGATTCATTTTGGCCCGGATCCGGAAAAGGTTTTGCGCGACGGCGAAACCGTGGCCGCCATGCAGGATGCACAAAGGGAAGGGAAAATTCGGTTTTTGGGGGCTTCTCCGCCCGCCCATCTCATTGAAGCCTGTATTCACCTGGGGGTATTTCAGGTTTTGCAGGTGGAATACAATGTATTAAACCGCGAGGCAGAACAGGCTATTCAAACGGCGCACAAAGCAGGACTTGGCATTTTCATTCGAAGCGGATTTGCCGGCGGGTATCTGACGCCGCGGGTGGAAACCCTGCTCAAAAGCGGGACTCACCCCAGGCTGGAGCAGGTCAGGCACCTCCTGAAAATTCTGGGAGGAAAAGTGGAGTGGCTTCCGGCTCTTGCGCTTCAGTTTCTCTACCGAAACCCCGCGGTTACATCCGTTTTGGTGGGAACCAAATCGATCAAACATCTGGATCAAAATCTCCGGTTGCTCTCAGTAAATCTGCCGAAAGATGTGTGGGAAAAGATGGAAAATGTCTGA